One segment of Dolichospermum sp. DET69 DNA contains the following:
- a CDS encoding glutamate synthase subunit alpha, translating into MNHQPSNQGQQIKVSDTNFQDTYPGQKWLVEERDACGVGFITHRQNIASHEILDKALTALTCLEHRGGCSADQDSGDGAGILTAIPWELLAQDYGNQIDFSAPSHMAVGMIFFPQDETAAKAAKAAFEQIAAEEKLTILGWRVVPVRPEVLGVQAKENQPLIEQVLISCADKSGDELERELYIARRRIMQAGRRISEDFYVCSLSSRTIVYKGMVRSAVLGDFYQDLKNPAFKVAFAVYHRRFSTNTMPKWPLAQPMRLLGHNGEINTLLGNINWMMAREATLSHPIWEDRFDELKPMVNIDNSDSATLDNVLELLVRSGRSPLEGLMMMVPEAYKNQPSLAEYPEIVDFYEYYSGLQESWDGPALLVFSDGKKVGATLDRNGLRPARYVITKDDYIVVASEAGVVDIPEENILEKGRLGPGQMIAVDLNTQEILKNWEIKQRIAKQHPYGEWLKQHRQELSKLVKGESVGNGNGNGNGNGNGNGNGNGHLSTNNGQLTTNKIDPQVLLQQQIAFGYTIEDVEMVIHPMASTGAEATFCMGDDIPLAILSEKSHLLYDYFKQRFAQVTNPAIDPLREKLVMSLTVELGEKGNLLEPKPEYARRLKLESPVLTQTELETVKLSGFATAELSTLFPIATGPNGLKTAVECLQKQAAESVRAGANILILSDRTGTGIAAEYTYIPPLLAIGAVHHYLIREGLRMKTSLIVDTAQCWSTHHFACLLGYGAGAVCAYMALDTVSAWWAEPKTQQFMTRGKIATLTLNQAIENYRQAIESGLLKILSKMGISLLSSYQAAQIFEAIGIGGDLLALGFRGTTSRIGGLSVNELAQEVLSFHSKAFPELTAKKLENLGFVQYRPGGEYHMNSPELAKSLHKAVNGKQYDHYEVYKQHLHNRPVTALRDLLDFQSERSSIPLEQVESVNDIVKRFCTGGMSLGALSREAHETLAIAMNRIGGKSNSGEGGEDPVRYNVLRDVDAAGKSPTLPHLNGLRNGDTAASAIRQIASGRFGVTPQYLATAQQLEIKIAQGAKPGEGGQLPGPKVSPYIAMLRRSKPGVTLISPPPHHDIYSIEDLAQLIFDLHQINPTAQVSVKLVAEIGIGTIAAGVAKANADIIQISGHDGGTGASPLSSIKHAGSPWELGLTEVHRVLMENSLRDRVILRVDGGLKSGWDVLIGALMGAEEFGFGSIAMIAEGCIMARICHTNNCPVGIASQKEEMRKRFTGIPEHVVNFFYFIAEEVRSLLAKLGYRSLSEVIGRADLLTVRSEIQLNKTQALNLDCLTKLPDTKVNRSWLVHEKVHSNGSVLDDQLLADLDIQAAIENQTEVSKTLTVVNTDRTVGARLTGAIAAKYGDNGFTGAINLNFHGSVGQSFGAFNLDGVILNLVGEANDYVGKGMNGGEIIIQPPANATYNPAENVIVGNTCLYGATGGALFANGLAGERFAVRNSKGTAVIEGAGDHCCEYMTGGVIVVLGKVGRNVGAGMTGGLAYFLDEVGNFPELVNHAIVKVQRVVSNVGAQQLYDLIKTHGDRTGSPKAQEIIANWAEYLPKFWQLVPPSEADSPEAKTEEKQLSSV; encoded by the coding sequence ATGAATCATCAACCATCAAATCAGGGTCAGCAAATTAAAGTGTCAGATACTAATTTTCAAGATACATATCCAGGGCAAAAGTGGTTAGTAGAAGAAAGAGATGCTTGTGGAGTGGGTTTTATCACTCATCGTCAAAATATTGCCAGTCATGAAATTTTGGATAAAGCCTTAACTGCTTTAACTTGCTTAGAACATCGAGGTGGTTGTAGTGCTGACCAAGATTCTGGTGATGGTGCGGGGATATTAACAGCGATTCCTTGGGAATTATTGGCACAAGATTATGGTAATCAGATTGATTTTTCGGCGCCCAGTCATATGGCTGTGGGGATGATATTTTTTCCCCAAGATGAAACAGCCGCTAAAGCTGCAAAAGCTGCATTTGAGCAAATAGCAGCAGAGGAAAAATTAACTATACTGGGCTGGCGAGTAGTTCCGGTACGTCCAGAAGTATTAGGGGTACAAGCTAAAGAGAATCAACCCCTAATAGAACAGGTTTTAATTTCTTGCGCCGATAAAAGCGGAGATGAACTAGAAAGAGAATTGTATATTGCTCGTCGCCGAATTATGCAAGCGGGGAGAAGAATTTCCGAAGATTTCTATGTATGTTCATTGTCTAGCCGCACAATTGTTTATAAAGGCATGGTGCGTTCGGCTGTATTAGGGGATTTTTATCAAGATTTAAAAAATCCTGCCTTTAAAGTGGCATTTGCGGTATATCATCGCCGTTTTAGTACCAACACTATGCCTAAATGGCCTTTAGCCCAACCAATGCGGCTATTAGGTCACAACGGGGAAATTAATACCCTATTGGGGAATATTAATTGGATGATGGCACGGGAAGCTACCCTGAGTCATCCAATTTGGGAAGATCGGTTTGATGAACTCAAACCAATGGTCAACATTGATAATAGTGATTCCGCAACTTTAGATAATGTCCTAGAGTTGTTAGTGCGTTCGGGACGTAGCCCTTTAGAAGGGTTGATGATGATGGTTCCCGAAGCTTACAAAAATCAACCTTCTTTGGCTGAATATCCCGAAATTGTGGATTTTTATGAATATTACAGCGGGTTGCAAGAATCATGGGATGGACCTGCGCTGTTAGTATTTAGCGATGGAAAAAAAGTTGGCGCGACACTAGACCGCAATGGTTTAAGACCTGCACGTTATGTGATTACCAAAGATGATTATATCGTTGTTGCTTCTGAAGCTGGAGTAGTAGATATCCCAGAAGAGAATATTCTCGAAAAAGGTAGACTAGGACCTGGACAAATGATTGCGGTGGATTTGAATACCCAAGAAATCCTCAAAAACTGGGAAATCAAACAACGCATTGCTAAACAACATCCCTATGGAGAATGGTTGAAACAGCATCGCCAAGAATTGAGTAAATTAGTTAAGGGCGAATCTGTCGGGAATGGTAACGGAAATGGAAATGGTAACGGGAATGGTAACGGGAATGGGAATGGGCATTTATCAACGAACAACGGACAACTGACTACTAACAAAATTGATCCCCAAGTCTTATTACAACAGCAAATAGCCTTTGGTTACACCATAGAAGATGTGGAAATGGTGATTCACCCCATGGCCAGCACTGGTGCAGAAGCGACTTTCTGTATGGGGGATGATATTCCCTTGGCTATACTGTCAGAAAAATCCCATTTGCTGTATGACTATTTTAAACAGCGATTTGCCCAAGTTACGAACCCAGCGATTGACCCTTTACGGGAAAAGTTAGTAATGTCTCTGACGGTAGAACTGGGTGAAAAGGGAAATTTATTAGAACCCAAACCAGAATACGCCCGCAGACTCAAGTTAGAGTCACCTGTACTCACTCAGACAGAGTTAGAAACTGTTAAGTTGTCAGGATTTGCGACGGCTGAGTTATCAACTTTATTCCCCATAGCCACAGGCCCAAATGGTTTAAAAACGGCTGTGGAATGTTTGCAAAAACAAGCTGCTGAATCGGTGCGGGCTGGTGCAAATATTTTAATATTAAGTGACAGAACAGGTACAGGTATTGCTGCTGAATATACCTATATTCCCCCTTTATTGGCAATTGGTGCGGTTCATCATTACTTAATCCGCGAAGGGTTACGGATGAAAACATCCCTAATTGTGGATACCGCCCAATGTTGGAGTACCCATCATTTTGCTTGTTTATTGGGTTATGGTGCGGGTGCTGTTTGTGCCTATATGGCTTTGGATACTGTCAGTGCTTGGTGGGCTGAACCCAAAACGCAGCAGTTTATGACTAGGGGCAAAATTGCCACTTTGACTTTAAACCAAGCCATAGAAAATTATCGCCAAGCTATAGAATCAGGTTTGTTGAAAATCCTCTCGAAGATGGGAATTTCTCTCCTTTCCAGTTATCAAGCCGCGCAAATATTTGAAGCGATTGGGATTGGTGGTGATTTGTTAGCTTTGGGTTTCCGGGGGACAACTTCCCGCATTGGTGGTTTAAGTGTGAATGAATTGGCGCAAGAGGTGCTGTCTTTCCACAGTAAGGCTTTCCCGGAATTGACGGCGAAGAAGTTGGAAAACTTAGGTTTTGTCCAATACCGACCCGGTGGTGAATACCACATGAACAGCCCAGAGTTGGCTAAGTCGCTACATAAGGCGGTAAATGGTAAGCAATATGACCATTATGAGGTTTACAAACAGCATCTCCACAATAGACCGGTGACGGCGTTGCGTGATTTGCTGGATTTCCAAAGCGAGCGCTCATCAATTCCTTTAGAACAGGTAGAGTCAGTTAATGATATTGTCAAACGTTTCTGTACCGGTGGGATGTCCTTAGGGGCGTTATCACGAGAAGCACATGAAACTTTAGCGATCGCCATGAATCGCATTGGTGGTAAATCTAATTCAGGTGAAGGTGGCGAAGATCCCGTTCGTTACAATGTTTTAAGGGATGTGGATGCTGCTGGTAAATCTCCCACTCTGCCCCATCTCAATGGGTTGAGAAATGGTGACACCGCTGCAAGTGCCATTAGACAAATTGCATCGGGACGGTTTGGCGTTACTCCCCAATACTTAGCCACAGCCCAACAACTGGAAATCAAAATTGCCCAAGGTGCAAAACCTGGAGAAGGTGGACAACTACCTGGACCAAAGGTAAGCCCATATATTGCCATGTTGCGCCGTTCTAAGCCTGGTGTAACTTTGATTTCACCACCACCCCACCATGATATTTATTCCATTGAAGACTTAGCACAGTTGATTTTTGACTTGCACCAAATTAACCCCACAGCCCAAGTTTCGGTGAAATTAGTCGCAGAAATAGGGATTGGCACAATTGCGGCAGGTGTAGCTAAGGCTAATGCCGATATTATCCAAATTTCGGGACATGATGGCGGTACTGGTGCATCACCGCTTTCTTCCATTAAACACGCTGGTAGTCCCTGGGAATTGGGGTTAACAGAAGTGCATCGGGTATTGATGGAAAACAGCCTGCGCGATCGCGTCATCTTGCGTGTAGATGGTGGTCTGAAAAGTGGCTGGGATGTCCTGATTGGGGCATTAATGGGGGCTGAGGAGTTCGGCTTCGGTTCTATCGCCATGATTGCTGAAGGCTGTATTATGGCGCGGATTTGCCACACTAATAACTGTCCTGTGGGGATAGCTTCTCAGAAAGAAGAAATGCGGAAGCGGTTTACCGGCATTCCCGAACACGTTGTCAATTTCTTCTACTTCATTGCGGAAGAGGTGCGGAGTCTGTTGGCTAAATTGGGATATCGTTCTTTATCAGAAGTAATTGGCCGGGCTGATTTATTAACGGTGCGTTCGGAAATCCAACTGAATAAAACCCAAGCTTTGAATTTGGATTGTTTAACTAAGCTCCCAGATACTAAAGTTAATCGCAGTTGGTTGGTGCATGAGAAAGTTCACAGCAACGGATCTGTATTGGATGATCAGTTACTGGCTGATTTAGATATTCAAGCCGCAATTGAGAATCAAACTGAAGTTAGCAAGACTCTCACCGTCGTCAATACCGATAGAACCGTCGGTGCGAGGTTAACTGGGGCGATCGCTGCTAAATACGGTGACAACGGCTTTACAGGGGCAATTAACCTCAATTTCCACGGAAGTGTGGGGCAAAGCTTCGGCGCATTTAACCTAGATGGTGTCATTCTCAACTTAGTAGGGGAAGCTAATGACTATGTAGGTAAGGGAATGAATGGTGGGGAAATTATTATTCAGCCCCCAGCAAATGCCACATACAACCCAGCCGAAAACGTGATTGTGGGTAATACCTGCCTTTATGGTGCTACCGGTGGGGCGTTATTTGCCAATGGTTTAGCCGGAGAACGGTTTGCGGTACGGAACTCTAAAGGTACAGCCGTGATTGAAGGGGCTGGTGATCACTGCTGCGAGTATATGACTGGTGGTGTGATTGTTGTCTTGGGTAAGGTGGGCCGCAACGTTGGTGCAGGAATGACCGGCGGTTTGGCTTACTTCCTGGATGAAGTTGGTAATTTCCCTGAGTTAGTTAATCACGCTATTGTTAAAGTGCAGCGAGTTGTCAGTAATGTTGGCGCACAACAATTGTATGATCTAATTAAAACTCATGGCGATCGCACTGGTTCACCAAAAGCCCAGGAAATTATCGCCAATTGGGCAGAATATTTACCCAAATTCTGGCAGTTAGTACCACCATCTGAAGCTGATAGTCCAGAAGCGAAAACAGAGGAAAAACAATTAAGTTCTGTGTAA
- a CDS encoding phosphodiester glycosidase family protein, translating into MILKILNSVLPLLSTALCLTATYRALAQDIPSLSTPVPTSVSAGNQIILNGRTLPGAWLQPTATSKGKTYLSDGAVKQLIGIDLLNSSNPGKQPIQWFSGLTSPLVLNTNLSGGYRYLDITQLALKQGWKIQASGNTLVISTPPSQLKNIRLGQQPKGDRVVLDLDMATPWQVRQELPVKKVVDPDEIIPKSTTPPNREWTVTFDGIADPALLQRYNFQPTTPPIPASIIQKVEVVNNQTIVRLSVPFGQSVQVSTIPQPNRLVIDIQPEAMVTKSITWAQGLQWRQQFVNLGTDRFPVVWLDINPRTVGLSIKPIITNPQTLTGSAPIMQTAQNYLAVAAINGGYFNRNNKLPLGAIRRDNQWLSGPILNRGAIAWNNNGQFYFDRLTLTETLITSNNQRLPISLLNTGYVQRGIARYTPAWGNTYTPLSDNETIVVVENNQVINQLAGSKSGITAIPIPQNGYLLTFRSEIPQLPIGTKVSLTSTTTTPEFSRYPHIIGAGPLLVQNRQIVLDGLAEKFNPAFMKGQAVRSSICTTSTGSLMIAAVHSRAGGGGPTLAEQAKLMQTMGCINALNLDGGSSTSLYLSGQLLDRSPNTAARVHNGIGIFLEAK; encoded by the coding sequence ATGATCTTGAAAATACTGAATTCTGTGTTACCACTATTGTCAACGGCACTGTGTTTAACCGCTACTTATAGGGCATTAGCTCAAGATATTCCCAGTTTATCAACTCCCGTTCCTACTTCCGTTAGTGCTGGTAATCAAATTATTCTCAATGGCCGCACCTTACCAGGAGCATGGTTACAGCCAACAGCAACCAGCAAAGGAAAAACTTATCTCAGTGATGGCGCAGTTAAGCAGTTAATAGGGATAGATTTACTCAATAGTAGTAATCCTGGCAAACAACCAATACAGTGGTTTTCTGGCTTAACCAGTCCTCTCGTTCTCAATACCAATCTCAGTGGGGGATATCGCTATTTAGATATTACTCAATTAGCACTTAAACAAGGATGGAAAATTCAAGCCAGTGGTAATACCTTGGTAATTTCCACTCCCCCCTCCCAACTCAAAAATATCCGTCTGGGTCAACAACCAAAAGGAGATCGGGTTGTACTAGATTTAGATATGGCAACTCCTTGGCAAGTCAGACAAGAGTTACCAGTCAAAAAAGTAGTAGATCCTGATGAAATTATCCCCAAATCTACCACACCACCCAATCGAGAATGGACAGTCACTTTCGATGGTATTGCTGATCCGGCTTTACTTCAACGCTATAATTTTCAACCAACTACACCACCAATTCCTGCATCAATCATTCAAAAAGTGGAAGTGGTGAATAATCAAACAATTGTCCGTTTAAGTGTTCCCTTTGGTCAGTCTGTACAAGTTAGCACTATTCCCCAACCAAACCGCCTAGTTATTGATATTCAACCTGAGGCAATGGTCACCAAGAGTATTACCTGGGCGCAAGGATTACAATGGCGACAGCAGTTTGTGAATTTAGGAACAGACCGCTTTCCTGTGGTTTGGTTAGATATTAACCCCCGGACTGTGGGATTAAGCATTAAACCTATAATTACTAATCCGCAAACACTCACTGGTTCTGCCCCGATCATGCAAACTGCTCAGAATTACTTAGCAGTAGCCGCAATTAATGGTGGTTATTTTAACCGCAATAATAAATTACCTTTAGGCGCAATTCGGCGGGATAATCAATGGCTATCCGGTCCAATTCTCAACCGGGGAGCGATCGCTTGGAATAATAACGGACAATTTTATTTTGATCGGCTCACACTCACAGAAACCTTAATTACCAGCAATAATCAGCGTTTACCCATTTCCTTACTTAATACTGGCTATGTGCAACGCGGTATTGCTCGTTATACTCCTGCCTGGGGAAATACTTATACACCCCTATCTGATAATGAAACTATAGTGGTTGTCGAAAACAATCAAGTAATTAATCAGTTAGCAGGATCTAAAAGTGGTATCACTGCTATTCCTATTCCCCAAAATGGTTATCTCCTCACCTTCCGTAGTGAAATACCCCAGCTACCTATTGGCACAAAAGTCTCCCTTACCAGCACCACTACTACACCGGAATTTAGTCGCTATCCCCACATTATTGGTGCAGGTCCCCTATTAGTCCAAAATCGGCAAATAGTCCTGGACGGCCTAGCAGAAAAATTCAACCCCGCTTTTATGAAAGGTCAAGCGGTTCGTAGTAGTATTTGTACTACTTCTACAGGTAGTCTCATGATTGCTGCTGTACATAGTCGGGCTGGTGGTGGTGGTCCAACCTTAGCGGAACAAGCAAAATTAATGCAAACAATGGGTTGTATCAATGCTTTAAATTTAGACGGTGGTAGCTCTACTAGTCTTTATTTAAGTGGGCAATTGCTTGACCGTTCCCCCAATACAGCAGCGCGTGTACATAATGGTATTGGGATTTTTCTGGAAGCAAAGTAA
- a CDS encoding cupin domain-containing protein — translation MAKISETPTIDTFALPTTLNGKSIAAGELRPWGSFTVLEEGRGYKIKRIEVKPGHRLSLQMHHHRSEHWIVVSGTAKVVCGDNEILLSNNQSTYVPQCTTHRLENPGVIPLVLIEVQNGEYLGEDDIIRYQDDYARSEK, via the coding sequence ATGGCTAAAATTTCTGAAACCCCCACAATTGATACATTTGCTCTCCCTACAACTCTCAACGGTAAAAGTATTGCGGCTGGTGAATTACGTCCTTGGGGTTCTTTTACAGTCTTGGAAGAAGGGCGCGGATATAAAATTAAACGCATTGAAGTTAAGCCTGGACACCGCCTCAGTTTACAAATGCACCATCATCGCAGTGAACACTGGATTGTTGTTTCCGGTACAGCTAAAGTAGTTTGTGGCGATAACGAAATCTTATTAAGCAATAATCAATCAACCTATGTCCCTCAATGTACAACCCATCGGTTAGAAAATCCCGGTGTGATTCCCTTGGTTTTGATTGAAGTCCAAAATGGCGAATATCTCGGAGAAGATGATATTATTCGCTATCAAGATGACTATGCTCGTTCCGAAAAATAG
- a CDS encoding 30S ribosomal protein S12 produces the protein MPTIQQLIRSERELARQKTKSPALKQCPQRRGVCTRVYTTTPKKPNSALRKVARVRLTSGFEVTAYIPGIGHNLQEHSVVMIRGGRVKDLPGVRYHIIRGTLDTAGVKDRKQSRSKYGTKRLKAGKK, from the coding sequence ATGCCAACAATACAGCAGCTAATACGTAGTGAGCGCGAACTAGCGCGTCAAAAAACCAAGTCCCCTGCTCTGAAGCAATGCCCTCAACGTCGAGGCGTTTGCACCAGAGTATACACAACTACACCTAAAAAGCCTAACTCAGCACTCCGCAAGGTAGCCAGGGTAAGACTTACCTCTGGATTTGAAGTAACAGCTTACATCCCAGGTATCGGTCATAACTTACAAGAACATTCCGTAGTTATGATTCGTGGTGGTCGGGTCAAAGACTTGCCCGGAGTTAGATATCACATCATCCGTGGCACATTAGATACAGCCGGAGTTAAAGACCGGAAACAAAGCCGTTCCAAATATGGAACTAAACGCCTAAAAGCAGGTAAAAAATAG
- the rpsG gene encoding 30S ribosomal protein S7, which yields MSRRGVSQRRAVPPDSVYNSRLISMIMRRIMRHGKKSIAARIVYDALKTIEERTGGSPLETFEKAVRNATPLVEVKARRVGGATYQVPMEVRTDRGTTLALRWLVQYSRQRPGKTMAGRLANELMDAANETGSAIRKREETHRMAEANKAFAHYRY from the coding sequence ATGTCTCGTCGTGGTGTTAGTCAAAGGCGCGCAGTTCCGCCTGACTCAGTATATAATAGTCGCCTGATCAGTATGATAATGCGACGGATAATGCGTCATGGCAAGAAATCAATTGCCGCAAGAATAGTTTATGACGCTTTGAAAACTATTGAAGAGCGCACTGGTGGAAGTCCATTAGAAACTTTTGAAAAAGCAGTTCGTAATGCCACACCATTAGTAGAAGTAAAAGCTCGCCGAGTTGGTGGAGCGACTTACCAAGTACCAATGGAAGTACGTACAGATCGTGGTACTACCTTAGCATTGCGGTGGTTAGTCCAGTATTCTCGTCAACGTCCAGGTAAAACCATGGCCGGAAGACTAGCTAATGAGTTAATGGACGCTGCAAATGAAACGGGCAGTGCTATTCGCAAGCGTGAAGAAACGCACCGCATGGCTGAAGCAAACAAAGCATTTGCACATTATCGTTACTAA
- a CDS encoding iron-sulfur cluster assembly accessory protein, which translates to MIHLSPAAINEIGRLKSKQPSNILFRLRVKSGGCADLFYDLAFDATVQSKDQVLELHDIRVVIDPETLNYITGLSLDYSEDLMGGGFRFHNPQATSTCSCGNSFSISQ; encoded by the coding sequence ATGATTCATTTGAGTCCAGCAGCTATTAATGAGATCGGACGCTTAAAATCTAAACAACCATCAAATATCTTGTTTCGCTTGCGAGTGAAATCAGGGGGCTGTGCCGATTTGTTTTATGATCTTGCTTTTGATGCAACAGTACAATCTAAAGATCAGGTTTTGGAGTTGCATGATATTCGTGTAGTTATAGACCCAGAAACCCTAAATTACATCACTGGGTTATCACTAGATTATTCAGAAGATTTGATGGGTGGGGGTTTTCGCTTTCATAACCCCCAAGCCACATCTACCTGTAGCTGTGGCAATTCTTTCTCTATTAGTCAGTAG
- the fusA gene encoding elongation factor G, giving the protein MARTNPLEKVRNIGIAAHIDAGKTTTTERILFYSGIIHKIGEVHEGTAVTDWMEQERERGITITAAAISTSWNDHQINIIDTPGHVDFTIEVERSMRVLDGVIAVFCSVGGVQPQSETVWRQADRYKVPRIAFINKMDRTGANFYRVHDQMVDRLRANAIAIQLPIGSETEFKGIIDLVKMCAYMYTNDQGTDIETTEIPAELAEKAAQYRTKLVEAVSETDDRLMNKYFEGEELTEAEICTALRKGTIAGKIVPVLCGSAFKNKGVQLMLDAVIDYLPSPLEVPPIQGTLLNGDPVERHADDNEPLSALAFKIMADPYGRLTFVRVYSGVLKKGSYVLNVSKNKKERISRLVLMKADDRQDVDELRAGDLGAALGLKDTLTGDTLCDENSPVILESLFIPEPVISVAVEPKTKNDMDKLSKALQSLSEEDPTFRVRVDPETNQTVIAGMGELHLEILVDRMLREFKVEANVGQPQVAYRETIRKSVEKIDGKFIRQSGGKGQYGHVVINLEPGEPGTGFVFVSKIVGGIVPKEYVGPAEQGMKECCESGILAGYPLIDVKATLIHGSYHDVDSSEMAFKIAGSMAMKEAASKASPVILEPMMKVEVEVPDDYMGTVIGDLISRRGQIESQNTENGLAKVVSKVPLATMFGYATDIRSKTQGRGIFTMEFSHYEEVPRSVAETIIAKSKGNT; this is encoded by the coding sequence GTGGCACGCACGAACCCGCTAGAGAAAGTACGCAATATCGGTATTGCGGCGCATATAGATGCGGGCAAAACTACAACAACAGAGAGAATATTATTTTACTCTGGGATCATTCATAAAATTGGCGAAGTTCACGAAGGAACTGCCGTTACAGACTGGATGGAACAAGAACGGGAGCGGGGAATTACCATCACTGCTGCTGCGATTAGTACCAGTTGGAATGATCATCAAATTAACATTATTGATACTCCCGGTCACGTGGACTTCACCATTGAAGTTGAACGTTCCATGCGAGTATTAGATGGTGTAATCGCTGTATTTTGTTCCGTAGGTGGTGTACAACCCCAATCAGAAACAGTATGGCGACAAGCAGACCGCTATAAAGTCCCTCGTATTGCCTTTATTAACAAGATGGATCGCACTGGTGCGAACTTCTATAGAGTGCATGACCAGATGGTTGATCGCTTGCGGGCTAATGCCATTGCTATTCAATTGCCTATCGGTAGTGAAACTGAATTTAAAGGTATCATTGACTTGGTGAAAATGTGTGCATATATGTACACAAACGACCAAGGAACTGATATCGAAACAACAGAAATTCCCGCAGAACTAGCCGAAAAAGCAGCTCAATACCGCACCAAATTGGTAGAAGCAGTATCAGAAACTGATGACAGGCTGATGAATAAGTACTTCGAGGGCGAAGAACTTACAGAAGCAGAAATCTGTACTGCCCTCCGCAAAGGCACAATTGCTGGGAAAATCGTACCAGTGCTTTGCGGTTCAGCCTTTAAGAACAAAGGCGTGCAGTTGATGTTGGATGCGGTGATCGATTACCTACCATCACCACTGGAAGTGCCACCAATTCAAGGTACATTGCTGAACGGTGATCCCGTAGAACGTCATGCTGATGATAACGAACCATTATCAGCTTTGGCATTTAAGATTATGGCTGATCCTTACGGTCGCCTCACCTTCGTTCGTGTTTATTCTGGTGTGCTGAAGAAAGGTAGTTACGTTCTTAACGTCAGCAAGAATAAAAAAGAACGGATTTCTCGGTTAGTGCTGATGAAAGCAGATGACCGCCAAGACGTAGATGAACTACGGGCTGGTGATTTGGGTGCTGCTTTGGGATTGAAAGACACCTTAACAGGTGATACACTTTGTGATGAAAATTCACCAGTAATTCTAGAATCCCTATTTATTCCTGAGCCTGTGATCTCGGTAGCGGTTGAACCCAAAACCAAGAACGACATGGACAAGCTTTCCAAAGCCCTCCAATCTTTGAGTGAAGAAGACCCCACCTTCCGTGTGCGTGTTGATCCCGAAACCAACCAAACCGTAATTGCGGGAATGGGAGAATTGCACCTAGAAATTCTCGTAGACCGGATGTTACGCGAATTCAAGGTAGAAGCCAATGTGGGTCAGCCACAGGTAGCTTATCGAGAAACAATTCGCAAATCCGTCGAAAAAATTGATGGTAAATTTATTCGCCAGAGTGGTGGTAAGGGTCAGTATGGTCACGTAGTGATCAACTTAGAACCAGGTGAACCAGGCACAGGTTTTGTATTTGTTTCTAAAATTGTCGGGGGGATTGTACCGAAAGAGTACGTCGGACCTGCAGAACAGGGAATGAAAGAATGTTGTGAATCCGGTATTTTAGCTGGCTATCCACTCATTGATGTCAAAGCCACCTTGATACATGGTTCTTACCACGATGTAGACTCTTCAGAAATGGCTTTCAAAATTGCCGGTTCTATGGCAATGAAAGAGGCGGCATCAAAAGCCTCCCCTGTCATCTTAGAGCCAATGATGAAAGTTGAAGTTGAAGTACCTGACGACTATATGGGAACCGTCATAGGCGACTTGATCTCCCGCAGAGGACAGATTGAAAGCCAAAACACTGAAAATGGGCTTGCGAAAGTGGTATCGAAAGTTCCACTGGCAACCATGTTTGGTTATGCCACTGATATCCGGTCGAAAACCCAAGGTCGAGGTATCTTTACAATGGAGTTTAGTCACTACGAAGAAGTACCTCGTAGCGTGGCTGAAACTATCATTGCCAAAAGTAAAGGGAACACTTAA